In Osmerus eperlanus chromosome 17, fOsmEpe2.1, whole genome shotgun sequence, a single genomic region encodes these proteins:
- the LOC134037778 gene encoding LOW QUALITY PROTEIN: glutamate receptor-interacting protein 1-like (The sequence of the model RefSeq protein was modified relative to this genomic sequence to represent the inferred CDS: deleted 1 base in 1 codon), with protein sequence MSAYSLSSLNMGTLPRNMYPSSPRGTLMKRKMKKKDFKSSLSLASSSLGLAGQVVHTETTELVLVSDSLLGFGIQLQGGVFATETLSSPPLIAYMDPDSPAERCGILQIGDRILSINGIPTEDSTLEETNQLLRDSSITSKVTLEIEFDVAESVIPSSGTFHVKLPKKPGVELGITISSPSSRKPGDALIISDIKKGSVAHRTGTLELGDKLLAIDNMRLESCSMEDAVQILQQCEDLVKLKIRKDEDNSDEQELSGSIIYTVELKRYGGPLGITISGTEEPFDPIIISSLTRGGLAERTGAIHIGDRILAINSNSLKGKPLSEAIHLLQVAGEAVTLKIKKQGDLASPKQAPGGPGGPGGLRGDLSDVEDEGGQGGPLYSTTIPSEGGQGGPLYSTTIPTVDSAVESWDGSALDNTFTSQVPGFQASGYSFHSHEWRNAKPSHDSQSPGSTRQRNILQDLGLDNDWDRAPTSGFTVGHDGTEPDQEENFWSQALEDLETCGQSGILRELEEEPDRVLNQRNLTMLATIMSGSSLSLNHELPSRSQLGRQASFQERGSSRAAPSPSARSSTLPSDPGRKAFALRKMRQEISDILAPPTPVELHKVSLEKESDLEDFGFSVSDGLLEKGVYVSNLRSGGPAELGGLKSYDRLLQINHVRTRDFDCCLVVPLIAESGNKLELVISRGLASAQPAGELHNTPADLSHSPADPLLSWSEAGGNPLGGTRLSTDSLSAGLQLNSRLGPGLGPGEDRDPNKTL encoded by the exons atgAGTGCGTACAGCCTGAGCTCTCTGAACATGGGCACCCTGCCAAGGAACATGTATCCCAGCAGCCCCCGGGGCACCCTAAtgaagaggaagatgaagaagaaGGACTTCAAGAGCTCCT tGTCCCTGGCGTCCAGCTCCCTGGGCCTGGCGGGTCAGGTGGTCCACACTGAGACCACAGAGCTGGTCCTGGTCAGCGACTCCCTGCTGGGCTTTGGGATCCAGCTGCAGGGCGGCGTCTTCGCCACGGAAacg ctctcctcaccccctctcatcGCCTACATGGACCCCGACAGCCCGGCGGAGAG gtgtggaaTCCTGCAGATAGGAGATCGTATTCTGTCCATTAACGGCATCCCTACTGAAGACAGCACTCTGGAGGAGACCAATCAGCTGCTCCGAGACTCTAGCATCACCAGCAAGGTCACGCTGGAGATCGAGTTTGACGTAGCAG AGTCCGTCATCCCCAGTTCTGGAACCTTCCATGTCAAACTGCCCAAGAAACCAGGCGTGGAGCTGGGTATCACCATCAGCT ctcCATCCAGCAGGAAACCTGGAGATGCCCTCATCATCTCTGACATTAAGAAGGGGAGCGtggcacacag GACGGGGACTCTGGAGCTGGGGGACAAGCTGCTGGCCATCGACAACATGCGTCTGGAGAGCTGCTCCATGGAGGACGCCGTGCAGATCCTGCAGCAGTGTGAGGACCTGGTCAAGCTCAAGATACGCAAGGACGAGGACAACTCtg atgagCAGGAGCTGTCAGGCTCCATCATCTACACGGTAGAGCTGAAGAGGTATGGTGGTCCTCTGGGGATCACCATCTCAGGCACAGAGGAACCCTTCGACCCCATCATCATCTCCAGCCTGACCAGGGGGGGCCTGGccgagag gACCGGAGCCATACACATCGGGGACCGCATCCTGGCCATCAACAGTAACAGTCTGAAGGGGAAGCCCCTGAGCGAGGCCATCCACCTGCTGCAGGTGGCCGGGGAGGCAGTCACCCTGAAGATCAAGAAGCAGGGAGacc tgGCCAGTCCTAAGCAGGCCccagggggcccaggggggccgggggggctcCGAGGGGACCTGAGTGACGTGGAGGacgaggggggccagggggggccactgTACTCCACCACCATCCCCAGCGAGGGGGGCCAAGGGGGGCCGCTGTActccaccaccatccccaccgTGGACAGTGCAGTGGAGTCCTGGGATGGGTCTGCTCTGGACAACACCTTCACCAGCcagg taccaGGGTTCCAGGCGTCTGGGTACAGCTTCCACAGTCATGAATGGCGGAACGCCAAGCCCAGCCACGACAGCCAATCACCTGGCAGCACCCGCCAGAGGAACATCCTACAGGACCTGGGATTGGACAATGACTGGGACCGTGCCCCGACCAGCGG GTTCACAGTGGGGCATGATGGGACTGAACCAGACCAGGAAGAGAACTTCTGGTCGCAGGCATTGGAGGACCTGGAAACCTGTGGCCAATCAGGAATCCTGAGAGAGCTGGAG gAGGAACCAGACAGGGTTTTGAATCAGAGAAACCTGACCATGCTG GCCACCATCATGTCAGGCAGCAGCCTCAGTCTAAACCACGAGCTCCCCTCCCGGTCCCAGCTGGGCCGGCAGGCCAGCTTCCAGGAGCGAGGCTCCAGCAGGGCGGCCCCCAGCCCGTCCGCTCGCTCCAGCACCCTGCCCTCCGACCCCGGGCGCAAGGCCTTCGCCCTGAGGAAGATGAGGCAGGAGATCTCAGACATCCTGGCCCCGCCCACACCTGTGGAGCTGCACAAG GTGAGCCTGGAGAAGGAGTCGGACCTGGAGGACTTTGGTTTCAGCGTGTCTGACGGTCTCCTGGAGAAGGGTGTGTATGTCAGCAACCTCCGGTCTGGGGGTCCTGCAGAGCTAGGGGGGCTCAAGTCCTACGACAGGCTGCTAcag ATCAACCACGTTCGGACCCGAGACTTCGACTGTTGCCTGGTGGTTCCTCTCATCGCAGAGTCTGGCAACAAGCTGGAGCTGGTGATCAGCAGGGGTCTGGCTTCGGCTCAGCCA